The window CACACCGCCCAGCCTGCAGACATTTTTCGACAGCGGAGCGCGCCTGTCGGATATCGGCGTCGATCAGCAGGCTATCGCACGGGAACTGGGCAATCCGAATCTAGTCCTGACGCAGAGGCTGGACGGGGTTCCCGCCAACTTCAGCGGTTCGATCACCGGGGGCACGTCATTCGATGTATTTGGCGATGGCCGGTTCGGCGTGATCGCCACCGCATCGATCAGCAATAGCTGGCGCAACCGGGTCATCACCTCGCAAAGCGCGGTCAATGCGGACCTCGATCTCGACACCGATTTCCGCGATTTCACTACCGACAATCGCGTCGTGGTGAACGGCCTGCTCGGTTTCGGCCTGGAGATCGGTGAACACCAGTTCCGCTTCACCAATCTCTACATCCGCGACACGCTTAAACAGGCGCAACTGTCGTTCGGTGACGATTTCCAGTCAGGGTTTTCGCAGCAGATCCAGAATACCGGCTGGTTCGAGCGTCAACTGCTCGACACGCAGTTCGTCGGTGAGCTGGAATTCGGGCGGCTCGGCGTCGATATACGGGCCGGTTACGCGCAGACCCAGCGCGAGGCGCCTTTCGAATACACATTCCAGTATGTCCGCACCAACGAGCCCAACGATCCTTTCGGCGAAGTCTTCGTCAACGTACTGGACCGGCAGCGCGGCTTCGCATCGGTTGCCTTTTCGCAGCTGCGCGAAGATCTCTATTATGGCGGGATCGATGTCAGTTACCCGGTGACGGACTGGCTGGCGGCGACTGTCGGTTATGCCTACACCGATACCGACCGGCGGTCCGAACGGCGCGAGTTCTTCTTCGACGCCGACACCGGCTTTCCCGACGGCGTGGGGCTGTTCCGGCCCGATTTCCTGCTGGGCGATGCCGTCATAGATTTCTTTGATATCGGGCTTATCGAAACAACCCAGTCCGACCCCGCCTTCGCCGCTGCGCTGGATATTCACGCAGGTTACGGCAAATTGCAGATCGCCCCGGTCGATACAGTGACCATCGATTTGGGGGTGCGATATGAAACTGCCGATCAAACCGTCAATCCGATCAATGTGTTCGACATCGATTTGGGATCAAGCGCGTTGACCGCGCTGTCGAACGATTATTTCCTTCCCGCTGCGACCGTCACTTTCGAGGCGAGCGACCGGCTGCAATTGCGCGTCGCTGCGTCCAAAACCATCGCCCGCCCGCAATTTCGCGAACTGGTATTCCAGACCTATTTCGATCCGGAAACGAACCGGCAATTCAACGGCAACCCATTCCTGACCGATAGTGAATTGTTCAACGCCGAAATGCGACTGGAATACTATCTGGAACGAGACAAGAAATTGTCCATTGCCGGTTTTTACAAGGAAATCGACAGCCCGATAGAGGCGTTCTCCAGCTTTTCCGACAATGAACAGGTGACGAGCTTCGCCAACGCACCAAGCGCAAATTTGTATGGCGCAGAAGTGGATGTGCAGGCCAGTTTCGACCTGGACACCCTGGGCGGCTGGTTCGCGACCAAGCAGGCGGTCGTGTCCGCGAATTACACTTATACTCAGTCGGAAATCTCCGTTGCGGACGAAGACACGACCAATGTCTTTCCTGGCGGCACGCGGCCGGCATCAGACTTCTTCCGCGACGGCGCTGCATTGACCGGGCAATCCGACCATCTCGCCAATCTGCAGCTGGGGTTCGAAGATCTGGACCGGCTGCAGCAGCTGACCCTGCTGCTATCCTATGGCAGCAAGCGGGTGACGAGCCGCGGGACGAACGCCTTGCCGGATATTGTCGAGGAGCCCGGCCTGCAGGTCGATCTGGTCGGCCGCCAACTGGCCACGCTCTTCGGTCGGGAGTTCGAAGTGAAGGCGGAAATACGCAACATTTTCGGCCGGGATTTTGAGGAATTTCAGTCCAACGGTACCGATCGTATCGAGATCAACAGCTACGAACGCGGCACTGCATTTTCATTAAGTGTATCTGCCGAATTTTGATAATTGAACGCTGTTGAAGCTGGATCGGCTGCAGTTCGCGCGGCCGTTTTTCTTTTAACACCAACTAGGTCAGCCGATCCGCAGATCGAGCACATACCCGCGCGAACGGACCGTGCGTAAAATCGCTCCTGCCCCGACCTTGCGTAATTCCTTGCGAATGCGGCTGATGGCCACATCGACACTGCGCGCATCCAGTTCCTGGCCCGCCACATTGATGGAGGCCAGTATTTCCTCCCGGGTCAGGAGCCGGTTGGCGTTCTCGATGAAATATTTCATCAGTCTGAGGAGCGTCGGGCTGAGAAATAGCGGCTCGTCTTTCCAGAACGCAATCGAAGTCTGTTCGTCGAGCGACAGGTGGCCAATAGCCAACCGGTCGCCTTCATCCGTCATGGCCTGCCCGCTGATGGCGGCGATCTGAGCGGTGATAACGTCGAGGGTCAACGGTTCGATCAGGTAGTTATCTGCCCCGGCATCGATGGCGCGACGGCGATCTTCCAGCCGATCACGTTCCAGCATGAGGGTAATGCGCGTCTGATCCGCCGAGCGAATGGCACGAAGACGATGGCAGAGTTCAAGGCCGGAAATTTCAGGCATGATCCAATCGATATAGACCCATACAGACTGGCTTTTCAGCGAATCCAGACCGTCAATATCCAGCCGTTCGAATTCATAGACCATACCGCCCGATAATATCGTCGGGGCGTCATCCATGAAGTCGCGCGTCGAAAGTATCCTGATCGTGTGCATCAGCTCAAATTCCTCGAGCATGATATGCGACAGCGTTGTGACAGGCTCGTTACGAAACTTAAACCTTCGTTGCCTTTTTTGGCTCCCTCGACGAAACCTTACGTCAACATCGACAATGAGTTGCGGAGTGCACTGGCTCTACGTCTGTGCAAGCGATACCCTGCCGAAATTTTCAGACTTTCGTCATCTCAACGATAGATTTTGTAGCATGCGAAGAGGCATCACCAGATGGCGAACCAATTCACAGCTGAAGTTGACCGCCAGCATAAGGCAATATTGGCTTACCTGAGCCTGGCTCAATCCCTTTACACCCTGCAGCCGTGCAAATTCTATCTACGACGCCACCCCTTTGCTGTTCTGCCAATGAGTGAGGAGGACCACATCCGCAACATGTGTGAGATGTATTTCAATCGCTGCTATGAATTCAAAGAGCGCCTCAAGCGCTGCCGCAATGCGGTGGATGCGACTATAGAAGGTACCATTAACGCAGGCCCTGATGGTGGGCTACAGCGACAAGGTAGCCCCAGGCTGGAGAGATATAGCCGACAGAGGCTACCGCCGTTCCTCAGCTGAATGGGTCGCTCGCGTGAAGCGGTGCAGTAAGATGGCGGAAACCTATCTGGAAGCCGTCGCGGGGCCGTGCTTAATATATGCCCCTATTTGAAGCCTGCGGCTGCAAGAGCATCAGTTACTCCCCCGCGTCATCTAAAACGCAGAAAGCCCTGCAGCTCGCGCCGCCAAACCGGCAAAAAACCTTGGTAATTCTGCGGGGTACGTGGTGGACGCACTAGGGATCGAAGCTAGCATCCGCTGATTAAAAGTAAGCTGTTCGACGGCAGTTTTTGCCGAATTGTCACCAAGAGAGGCCGGTCAACGAGCGGTCCATAAGCCGACTATTGCGGTAAACACGCTCCTTGAAAGCAAGTCCCTATATTGCTATTGCGAATTAGTCGCAGAAAGATTAGGTGGTGGCGAATATCAAGGGAGCTATCGATGTACCGCTATCTGGTTGGCGCGCTTGCGCTGGCACCGCTTTCGCCCGTTTTCGCGCAAACCACCGATGCTGCAGGAGTGGTGTCGTCCGACACGGATGGGGAGGATACGATTGTCGTCACCGCCGCTCGAACGCAGCTACCCGCTAGCGCGCTACCGCTGACCGTCGACATTATCGATCGCGAAGCGCTCGAAAGGCAGGTCCTGGTTTCAGGCTCGACGGTCGACGCAGTCTCCGCGCTGTTGCCGTCCTTTTCTCCCACCCGGGAGAAACTGTCGGGAGCAGGGGAAAGCTTGCGTGGGCGTGCTCCGCTTTATGCTATCAACGGCATTCCCCAGTCGACGCCCGTTCGCGATGGTTCACGTGACGGCTACACGATCGACCCGTTCTTCATCGATCGCGTTGAAGTCATTTACGGCTCGAATGCACTTCAGGGTATCGGAGCCACAGGTGGCGTGGTGAACCAGGTAACTGCCGGCGCGCCACGCGAAGACGGCGTCTCTTTCCGTACCCTCTCGCAGGTTACGCTTCCCAATGGCTTCGATGGCGAGGGTATTGGTGTGAAAACAGGCGCATTGGTTGGTTATCGTGCCGGATCGTTCGATGCGAGCTTTGGTGTTACGCTTGAGAAGCGCGGAGCATTCTTCGATGGCGCGGGCAATCGCATCGGGGTCGATGGCACTCAGGGTGAAATCCAGGACAGCGATAGTTGGTCGGTTTTCGGTCGCCTCGGCTACGATCTCGCGACTGGTGCCCGTTTTGAAGTAGTCGCGAACAGGTTCGAACTCGAAGGCAATGCCAATTATGTTTCCGTTACCGGCGACCGCTCGGCCAGCATTCCATCTACCAGCGAACGTGGCGAAACGCCGGGCGCGCCGCCTTCGAACACCGCGGAACTGCTTTCAGCCTCATTGACCGACCCCGACCTCGCTGGCGGCACCTTCGTGTTGCAGGGCTTCTATAGCCGCACCAGCGACGTCTTCGGCGGCGGTGCATTTAGAATCTTTCAGGATCCAGCTATCGATCCAAGCGGAACCCTCTTCGATCAGTCGGCCAACCGGTCACGTAAGCTCGGTGCAAAGGTCAGCTACGAACGCGCGCTTCCAGGCTTTGAAGACCTTGTGTTGACCGCCGGTTTCGATGCGTTGTTCGACCGTACCACGCAGTCTCTCGTGCAAACCGATCGCGTTTGGGTACCTGAGAGCGATTTTCGGAGCCTGGCTCCCTTCCTACAGGGCAATTTGACCTTGGCCGATGGAGTAGTGCGTCTGGCGGGCGGTCTTCGCTACGAGAATGTCGAACTCAACGTTGATGATTTCACGACGCTCGCAAGCTATGGATCCGTGGATGTCGCGGGTGGCTCACCATCGTTCGACGACGTGCTTTTGAACGGCGGCATTATCATCGAGCCAATCGATGGCTTTAGGGCCTATGGAAATTATGCCGAAGGTTTCACAATCGCCGATGTCGGCCGCATCCTTCGCGGGATTACAAAGCCGGGAATCGACGTTGACAATTTCCTTTCCCTTGAGCCGGTGGTCTCGAACAATCGCGAGCTGGGCCTCGAATGGGACCGAGGCGCTCTGAAGGCTTCGGCCAGCTACTTCTGGTCGTCGAGCGACTTCGGTTCGCTTCTCGTCCTGCGAAATGATGTATTCGAAGTCGAGCGTCAGCCAATCGAGATCGAGGGTTTAGAGGCAAGTCTCGCATGGGAGACGCCGATTACCGGCCTTTTGTTGAGCGGGGGCTACGCGGCGCTTGAAGGGCAGACGGATGCGGACGACGATGGCCTCGTCGACGATGATCTAGATGGCGCAAACATGTCGCCCGACCGCGTCAACCTAGCAGCCGATTACACAACGGGACGCTTCAGCGCTCGGGCGCAAGCGCGTATGTACCTGGAGCGTCAGTTCAACGATGTTTCTATGGCTACGGACTTTGAAGGCTACACGCTGCTCGATGCATTCATTTCATACCGTGCGGACTTCGGGGATATCTCCTTTGCAGCCCAGAACCTGACCGACGAGTTCTACGTCACCTACAACAGCGATACGGTCCGGGTAACCGATAACAACCGCTTCTTCTCTGGTCGCGGGCGCACCTTTACCTTGAGCTTGCGCAGCAAATTCTGATGAAGCTTCTGTCGCTTCTACATCGCTGGACAGGCGGTTTGGTCGGTATGATGCTGGCTGTAATCGGCCTGTCCGGCACCGTTCTCCTCTGGGAAGACAGCTGGATCCTGCTGGAAGGTGCCAACGACGCACCAACCAGCAACACTGCCCAACTGGCCAAAGCGATCGAAGTTGCCGTTGAGACCGCACCCGAACTCTCCCGCGTTACGTTTGCTGGCGAGGAGATAGGGTTGCACCAGGCAATCTACGCAGACGGAAGCGGTGCGTACATCGCACAAGAGGGGATCGTTGTTGATCGCTGGTCGGGGATCTGGGAGCGGCCGGAACTGTGGTTGTTCGAACTACATCATTACCTGCTGATGGGCGAAGTTGGAAAAACCATTACCGGAGTTCTGGGTATCATCCTGTTGGCCT of the Alteripontixanthobacter maritimus genome contains:
- a CDS encoding TonB-dependent receptor domain-containing protein; translated protein: MSTAAQTIGKRMTRVLFLTSALTIPAASFAQDVNAVPVGDDEEEFGEVAPADGQQDLIPPPDAQDGNVPDAEGQDVDEQDVGDPDISVPGGGTIVVTARRNRDVTRSSTQVVSVLSATEIARTGEGDIAGALSRVTGLSTGGNGLVFVRGLGDRYSLALLNGLPLPSPQPLSRVVPLDIFPTSIIASSLVQKTYSANFPGEFGGGVINLTTRAVPEEGFLKIGGGISGDTQTTGQQGFAFFGSDLDWLGFDDGTRDTPPSLQTFFDSGARLSDIGVDQQAIARELGNPNLVLTQRLDGVPANFSGSITGGTSFDVFGDGRFGVIATASISNSWRNRVITSQSAVNADLDLDTDFRDFTTDNRVVVNGLLGFGLEIGEHQFRFTNLYIRDTLKQAQLSFGDDFQSGFSQQIQNTGWFERQLLDTQFVGELEFGRLGVDIRAGYAQTQREAPFEYTFQYVRTNEPNDPFGEVFVNVLDRQRGFASVAFSQLREDLYYGGIDVSYPVTDWLAATVGYAYTDTDRRSERREFFFDADTGFPDGVGLFRPDFLLGDAVIDFFDIGLIETTQSDPAFAAALDIHAGYGKLQIAPVDTVTIDLGVRYETADQTVNPINVFDIDLGSSALTALSNDYFLPAATVTFEASDRLQLRVAASKTIARPQFRELVFQTYFDPETNRQFNGNPFLTDSELFNAEMRLEYYLERDKKLSIAGFYKEIDSPIEAFSSFSDNEQVTSFANAPSANLYGAEVDVQASFDLDTLGGWFATKQAVVSANYTYTQSEISVADEDTTNVFPGGTRPASDFFRDGAALTGQSDHLANLQLGFEDLDRLQQLTLLLSYGSKRVTSRGTNALPDIVEEPGLQVDLVGRQLATLFGREFEVKAEIRNIFGRDFEEFQSNGTDRIEINSYERGTAFSLSVSAEF
- a CDS encoding response regulator transcription factor, with the translated sequence MLEEFELMHTIRILSTRDFMDDAPTILSGGMVYEFERLDIDGLDSLKSQSVWVYIDWIMPEISGLELCHRLRAIRSADQTRITLMLERDRLEDRRRAIDAGADNYLIEPLTLDVITAQIAAISGQAMTDEGDRLAIGHLSLDEQTSIAFWKDEPLFLSPTLLRLMKYFIENANRLLTREEILASINVAGQELDARSVDVAISRIRKELRKVGAGAILRTVRSRGYVLDLRIG
- a CDS encoding TonB-dependent receptor, producing MYRYLVGALALAPLSPVFAQTTDAAGVVSSDTDGEDTIVVTAARTQLPASALPLTVDIIDREALERQVLVSGSTVDAVSALLPSFSPTREKLSGAGESLRGRAPLYAINGIPQSTPVRDGSRDGYTIDPFFIDRVEVIYGSNALQGIGATGGVVNQVTAGAPREDGVSFRTLSQVTLPNGFDGEGIGVKTGALVGYRAGSFDASFGVTLEKRGAFFDGAGNRIGVDGTQGEIQDSDSWSVFGRLGYDLATGARFEVVANRFELEGNANYVSVTGDRSASIPSTSERGETPGAPPSNTAELLSASLTDPDLAGGTFVLQGFYSRTSDVFGGGAFRIFQDPAIDPSGTLFDQSANRSRKLGAKVSYERALPGFEDLVLTAGFDALFDRTTQSLVQTDRVWVPESDFRSLAPFLQGNLTLADGVVRLAGGLRYENVELNVDDFTTLASYGSVDVAGGSPSFDDVLLNGGIIIEPIDGFRAYGNYAEGFTIADVGRILRGITKPGIDVDNFLSLEPVVSNNRELGLEWDRGALKASASYFWSSSDFGSLLVLRNDVFEVERQPIEIEGLEASLAWETPITGLLLSGGYAALEGQTDADDDGLVDDDLDGANMSPDRVNLAADYTTGRFSARAQARMYLERQFNDVSMATDFEGYTLLDAFISYRADFGDISFAAQNLTDEFYVTYNSDTVRVTDNNRFFSGRGRTFTLSLRSKF